In the genome of Desulfovibrio sp. JC022, the window TGCATTTTACTACTGAACATTTTTAAACCTCTTTTCCATCTTCCGGTTGAGATGCAAGACACCTGAACCGTTCAATATTTTCACGCCCGCCAAGCACGCCGACAATATCTCCATCCGCAAACTGAAAAGATCCGTCCGGGTTCTGGATAAAATGGTCGTTGCGAAGCACACCGGCTACGGAAACTCCAGTCACCGTGCGGATTTTACTGCCCGCAAGGGATCGGCCCACAATTTCAGCTTCTTCATTCACTTCAACCCAGTTCAGATTGATGGACTCCGCGGCCTTTCTCAGCCGAAAAAGCTGGGCAGCCTTTGGATAATTACGTTCCACATCGGATGTATACCTCTCCCTGCGCATGGAATCCATTACATTTTGGATTTCAACCGCAGGAAGGCAAAAATTAAACAAAGTCTGACGAACCATCTCCAGCCCGGTCTCGAATTCAGGCATGATAATATGATGCACGCCCAGTTCATTTAGCACTTCCAAGTGCTCCGGGTTGCGGGAAAGGGCCACCACAGGAGATTGCGGGGCCAGATGGTGCACCTTCTCCAGCACGGCAGTGGAACCGCGCACAGAAGGAATGGTCAAAAGCACCATGCGCGCATGGGATACACGGGCCGCTTCAAGCACAATTTCCTGTCCGGCATCGCCGTAGATCACAGCACGTCCGGCCTCGGCAGCCTGCTCCACCTTATTGGCGTTAAGCTCAACAACCACATGGGGAATATCAATTTCACGCAGGGATTCAGCAACATATGATCCAAACCGCCCATACCCGAGAATGACCACATGTCCGTCAAGTTCACTTTCGGGAAGGTTAACAGTCTGCAAGGGATCGGCCTTACGGCGACTTTGCAACATGGAATAAAGCGGTCCGGTACAGGAGGCCATGATCGGGGTAATGAGCATGGTCACAATGCCCACGCCCATGAAAAGGGGGAAATGCTCTTTGGGAAAAGAGCCGGACTCAGCCCCCTGTTGCAAGAGCAGAAAAGAAAGCTCGCCCACCTGAAACATGCCCAGCCCCAAGGCCAGCGGAATTACATTGCGGTAGCGAAAGATTCGAGCCATAGCTCCAAAAATGAACCCTTTACCCACAAGAATGGCAAGAGCAAGAATCAGGATGGTCCCGATATGCTCCCAGACGTAAAAAGGATCAATAAGCATACCCACGGAAGCGAAGAAAATAAGGCTGAAAATATCGCGCAGGGGCAGGATATCGCTTAAAGCCTGATAGGCATAACGTGATTCGCTGAGTACCATTCCTGCCACAAAAGCTCCGAAAGCAAACGACAAACCGAGCATATGGGTGGCATAGCCGATCCCAAGCCCGATGGCACTG includes:
- a CDS encoding cation:proton antiporter, whose product is MGIASDLVILIVAGMLGGFIARMLRQPLLLGYIVAGVLVGPHTGGITVSGVHEIELLAEIGVALLLFTLGIEFSIKELKPVRHVALIGTPLQIILTMGFGWGTGQLMGWDSHLSIWFGAFIALSSTMVVLKTLESKGLVGTLSSRVMLGMLVVQDIVIVPMLIIMPQLGSDTFGMQELGMAGIKTVLFLVSMFVLGSRVIPQFMRIVAGWNSREMFMLSCSAIGLGIGYATHMLGLSFAFGAFVAGMVLSESRYAYQALSDILPLRDIFSLIFFASVGMLIDPFYVWEHIGTILILALAILVGKGFIFGAMARIFRYRNVIPLALGLGMFQVGELSFLLLQQGAESGSFPKEHFPLFMGVGIVTMLITPIMASCTGPLYSMLQSRRKADPLQTVNLPESELDGHVVILGYGRFGSYVAESLREIDIPHVVVELNANKVEQAAEAGRAVIYGDAGQEIVLEAARVSHARMVLLTIPSVRGSTAVLEKVHHLAPQSPVVALSRNPEHLEVLNELGVHHIIMPEFETGLEMVRQTLFNFCLPAVEIQNVMDSMRRERYTSDVERNYPKAAQLFRLRKAAESINLNWVEVNEEAEIVGRSLAGSKIRTVTGVSVAGVLRNDHFIQNPDGSFQFADGDIVGVLGGRENIERFRCLASQPEDGKEV